A part of Streptomyces sp. NBC_00557 genomic DNA contains:
- a CDS encoding helix-turn-helix domain-containing protein encodes MCGFTERYLSLIETGKKTPSPDVLARLAWELGVPVLRGHRPFPGPAVLLSSWRHRRAGRHSDRQ; translated from the coding sequence CTGTGCGGGTTCACCGAGCGGTATCTGTCATTGATCGAGACCGGGAAGAAGACGCCGTCGCCCGATGTACTGGCCAGGCTCGCGTGGGAGCTGGGTGTGCCTGTTCTCCGAGGACACCGGCCTTTCCCCGGACCTGCTGTGCTTCTATCCTCATGGCGACACCGTCGTGCTGGGCGGCACAGCGATCGACAGTGA